Proteins from a genomic interval of Oncorhynchus clarkii lewisi isolate Uvic-CL-2024 chromosome 13, UVic_Ocla_1.0, whole genome shotgun sequence:
- the LOC139364923 gene encoding growth factor receptor-bound protein 2-like has product MEAVAKYDFKATADDELSFKRGEVLKVLNEECDQNWYKAELNGKDGFIPKNYIEMKAHPWFFGKIPRAKAEEMLNKQRHDGAFLIRESESAPGDFSLSVKFGNDVQHFKVLRDGAGKYFLWVVKFNSLNELVDYHRSTSVSRNQQIFLRDIEQVPQHPTYVQALFDFDPQEDGELGFRRGDFIQVLDNSDPNWWKGGCHGLTGMFPRNYVTPVNRNM; this is encoded by the exons ATGGAGGCCGTTGCCAAATACGATTTCAAAGCCACTGCTGACGACGAGTTAAGTTTTAAACGTGGGGAAGTTCTAAAG GTATTAAATGAAGAGTGTGACCAGAACTGGTACAAAGCAGAGTTGAACGGGAAAGACGGCTTCATCCCCAAGAACTACATAGAGATGAAAGCACATCC GTGGTTCTTTGGCAAGATCCCCCGTGCCAAGGCAGAGGAGATGTTGAACAAACAGAGGCACGACGGGGCCTTCCTCATCCGAGAGAGTGAGAGTGCGCCAGGggacttctccctctctgtcaa GTTTGGAAATGACGTTCAGCACTTCAAAGTCCTGCGTGATGGGGCAGGAAAGTACTTCCTGTGGGTGGTGAAGTTCAACTCGCTCAACGAGCTGGTGGACTACCACCGCTCCACCTCTGTATCCCGCAACCAGCAGATCTTCCTGCGTGACATTGAGCAGGTCCCCCAG CATCCCACATATGTACAGGCTCTCTTTGACTTTGACCCCCAGGAGGATGGTGAGCTGGGCTTCCGACGCGGAGACTTCATCCAGGTCCTGGACAACTCTGACCCTAACTGGTGGAAGGGAGGATGCCACGGGCTGACGGGCATGTTCCCCCGCAACTACGTGACCCCAGTCAACCGgaacatgtaa